The genomic stretch AGGACACCCTGAAGAAATGGCAGGACCGGCAGAATCCGGTGCTTAAGCCCATCCTGGAGGAGGTGGACCAGGCCATCGCCAAGGTGGCCAAGGCCCAGGGCTTTGCCGTGGTCATGAGCCGCCAGGTGGCAGCCCAATCGGGGCTGGTGGTCTACGCCGACGAGGACACCGACCTCACCCAGGCGGTGATTAGAGAGTTGAAGAAGTAGCCCTCTAACCTCAGACCCGGGGAAAGCATGCCCCGGGCTTCCCTTTTCCTGTCCTTGCCGCCAGGTTATAATCCTTCCGATGGCGAAGCGAAAACCGGCTAGGCCCAGCCGAAACCGCGACCTCGAGGCCCTGGGTACAGTGGCCTTGGGGGCGGGGGTCTTCCTCGCCGCTCCTCTTCTACCCTTACCCACGGGGGCCTTCGGGTCCTTCCTCCGGGAAACCCTCTACCAGGCGCTGGGCCTACCCGCCTACCTCCTTCCGCCAAGCCTTTTCCTCCTAGGGGCCTTCCTCTTCCGGAATAAACCCCTAAAGCCTCTCCTTCGCCACCTGCTTTTCCTTTACCTCCTGGCCTTCGCCCTCCTTCCCCTCCTGGGGCAACCCTTTTCGGGACGGGTGGGCGGGGAAATGCGGTCCTTTCTGGAGGCCAAGGTGGGGGCCCTGGGCTTCCTCCTTCCCCCTATCCTGGCCTCCCTGGTCCTGGACTTCTGGCGGCGAAAACCTCCTCTTCACCTCCTCCTCACCGGCCTGCGCCTAGGGGTGGAGGGCGTGCGCCGGATCCGCCACCGTCTAAAGGTCCTTCTCCTCAGGCGAAGGATCCGCCTCCTCGCCCGCTTTTACCCCGAACACACTGCCCTAAAGGCCCTGGCGCAGAACCTCTCCCCCGCAGAACTCCCGGGGGTGGAAAAGGCTTTAAGGGAGTTCCTGAAGGAGCGGGCCGCCGAGCTGAAGCGGCAGATGGAAGAGGACCAAAGGCCCCTGGAACCCCGGCTCCAAGCCCTTCTCCAAGGCTTGAAAACCCCTGTGCCCGGGGAAGGTCCCTTGCGGGATGCCCTGGAAGAACGGCGGGCAGCCCTTCACCTCGAGGCCCAGGCCCTTTTATCCCGCTTGAAAGCCCTTCTCACCTTTCCCGCGCCCAAGCCCAGCGTGGGAGGCCTGGTCCAGGGCCTAAGGCTTCGGGAAGAGCGCAAGGCCCGCTGGGAGGAACTTTCCGGTCTGGTCCAGGACCTCGAGGGGCGCTACGAAGAGCTCTCCTCTTGGCTATCCTTCCTCTACCGCCATCCCGAGGCCCAGGCCGAGGGGCTGAGGGCCCTGCTCACGGGGAATCCCCCGCCCGCTGTTTCTCCCCCACCCCCTTCCCCTGGACCGGAACCCTTTGACCTGGACCTGGTCTTCCCCGAACCTTCCCCAGCCCAGGTCCAACCGGATCCTCCCTCGCCCTCCCCTGCCCAGAGCACGGCCCTGGCCCTCCCCACCCCGGACCTCCTGGACCCCCCGGAGCCCAAGGGAACCGCCCGGGTCCTGGAGGAGGAGGTGGAAAGGCTAAAGCGCACCATCGCCGACACCCTCAAGCACTTCGGGGTGCAGGCGGAGGTGGTGGGCCACGCCCGCGGCCCCTCCGTGATCCGCTACGAGCTTCTGCCTGCCCCCGGGGAAAAGATCAGCCGCATCCAGAGCCTGCAAAACGACCTGGCCCGGGCCCTGGCGGTGGGGGCGGTCCGCATCGAAGCCCCCATCCCTGGAAAGAACACCGTGGGCCTCGAGGTGCCAAACCCCAAAAGGGAGCTGGTGCGCTTTTCCGAGGCGGTCCTCTCCCCTGCCTTCCAAAACGCCAAGGCCCTTCTGCCCCTGGTCCTGGGCAAGAGCATCGAGGGAGAGATCTGGGTGAGGGATCTCGCCAAAATGCCCCACCTCCTTATCGCGGGTTCCACAGGAAGCGGCAAGAGCGTGGCCATCAACGTCCTTATCGCAAGCCTCCTCTATAAGCACCTCCCCACCTCCTTGCGCTTCCTCCTCATCGATCCCAAGATGGTGGAGCTCACCCCCTACGAGGGCATCCCCCACCTGGTTCGCCCCGTGGTCACCAGCCCCGAGGAAGCCGCCGGGGTCCTCCAAGGAGCGGTGGCCCACATGGAACGGCGCTACCGGCTCCTAAGCGGGGTGGGGGCCAGGAACCTGGAACAGTACAACGCCAAGATGGAGAAGGAGGGCGGGGAAACCCTTCCCTACCTGATCATCGTGGTGGACGAGCTGGCCGACCTGATGATGACCGCCCCCAAGGAGGTGGAATCCGCCATTTTGCGCCTGGCCCAGATGGCTCGGGCCACGGGCATGCACCTTATCCTGGCCACCCAGCGGCCCAGCGTGGACATCCTCACCTCCCTCATCAAGGTGAACATCCCCGCCCGCCTGGCCTTTGCCGTGTCCAGCGGCTTCGACTCCCGCACCATCCTGGACACCCAAGGAGCGGAAAAGCTCATCGGCCAGGGGGATGCCCTCTTCTACCAGCCGGGGCTTCCCAAGCCCGTGCGCCTGCAGGTACCCTACCTCTCCGAAGAGGAGGTAGGGCGCCTGGCGGGCTTCCTCAGGGGGCAGAGTTACGAGGACCGCTTCGCCGAGGCCTACGGCCAGGACTTTGAGCCCCCCAAGGGGCCAGAAGGGACCGGCCTGGGCGAAGTGGACTTCTCCGATCCCCTTCTCAAGAAGGCAGCGGAGATCGTGGTGGAGGAGGGTTACGGCTCCGTAAGCCGCTTGCAACGCCGCCTTTCCATCGGCCACGCCCGGGCCGGAAAGCTGATGGATGCCCTCGAGGCCATGGGAATCGTGGGCCCCTCCAAGGGGTCCAAGCCCCGAGAGGTACTCATCAGCAAAGAACAGCTCAAGGACTTCTTCGGGTAAATTCGGGCAAGGGTGTGCTATCATGGCCCTTTGTGGAAACGGTGCCGGGCGGGCGCTGGGTGGCAGAGATCTACGGTTGCGACCTGGACGTCTTGGAAAACCCCAAGATGGTGGAGGCAGCCCTCCTGGACGCGGTGATGCGCCTGGGGGCACCCAGGGGTTCGGCCCAGTCGGTGGTGTACAAGTTTCATCCCCAGGGACTTTCCGCAGCGGTGGTGAGCCCGGTGGCAGCGGTGATGATCCACACCTGGCCTGAGGACAACGCCTCCGCCACCCTGGACCTCTATTTCTACCGGGATGGGGTGGACCCCGAGGAGGTCCTGAAGGGGCTCTCCCGGGCCTTCGGGGCCAAGGAGGAATCGGCCTTCCGCTACTGGCGGGGAACGGAACACGCCATCAAGCGCCGGGCCTTTGGCGACCAGCAAGGAGGTTGAAGCTATGGACTACGGCATGTACTTTTTTGAGCACATCACCCCCTACGAGACCATGGTGCGGCGCATGGAAAGGGTGATCGCCTCCGGCCGCACCAAGTACCAGGACTACTTTCTCTTTGAAACGAAAGGCTTCGGCAAGGTGCTGGTCCTGGACAAGGACGTGCAGAGCACGGAAAGGGACGAGTACGTCTACCACGAAACCTTGGTCCACCCGGCCATGCTCTCCCACCCCGAACCCAAAACCGTGCTTATCGTGGGAGGCGGGGAAGGGGCTACCCTGAGGGAGGTGCTCAAGCACCCCACCGTGGAACGGGCGGTGATGGTGGACATCGACGGGGAGCTGGTGGAGGTGGCCAAGCGCCACATGCCCGAATGGCACCAGGGAGCCTTCGAGGATCCCCGGACGGTCCTGATCATCGATGACGCTCGGGCTTACCTGGAGCGCACCCAGGAAACGTATGATGTCGTCATCATCGACCTCACGGACCCCGTGGGGGAGGATAACCCTGCAAGGCTCCTCTACACCGTGGAGTTTTACCGTCTGGTGAAGGCCCACCTGAACCCGGGCGGGATCATGGGCATGCAGGCGGGGATGATCATGCTCACCCACCACCGCGTCCATCCTGTGGTGCACCGCACGGTGCGGGAAGCTTTCCGCTATGTGCGGAGCTACAAGAACCACATCCCCGGCTTCTTCCTGAACTTTGGCTTTCTCCTGGCCTCGGATGCCTTTGACCCTGCGGCCTTCTCCGAAGGGGTCATCGAAGCCCGCATCCGGGAACGGCAACTGGCTTTACGACATCTCTCCGCTCCCTATCTCGAGGCCATGTTCATCCTGCCCAAGGACATCCAGGAGGCCATAGACAGGGAAACCCTGGTATCCACCGACCAGAATCCCTTCTACGTCACCCCTGAAGGAGAGGCCCGCCAGGCCCCCTACCAGGGCTAGGCGGGCTTGCGGAGCCCTCTGGGGCTTCTCATCCGGGACATGGTAGAGTAAGCCCATGCAACGCGTTATAGTCCTCGTAGGGATAGCCCTGGCCCTTTTGGGCCTGGGTTGGATTCTCTGGGGTCCCAAGGGAAAAGTCGGACTAGACCCCGCCCAAGGTGCCCGCTTTGCCCTGGGCGACCCCAATGCCCCCGTGGTGGTGGTGGACTTTTCCAACTACCTCTGCCCTCACTGTCAGAACCACGTCTTAAACGTCCTTCCCCAACTTAAGGCCGAGTACATCGACACCGGAAAGGTGCGCTATCTCTTCCGCGACTTCCCCTTCCCCGGCCAGGCCAACGTGATCCGGGCCAGCGAGGCCGCCGCCTGCGCCGCCGACCAAGGGCGCTACTACGAGTACCACGAGGTTCTCTTCCGGGCCGCCTCCAGCTGGGGGAACCTGCAGGGGAGCGTGCTGGACCGCTATTTGGTGGATCTAGCGGGGCAGATGGGACTGGATGAAAACACCTTTGCCCAGTGTTTGTCCTCGAATAAGCACCGTGAGGGGGTCCTAGCCGACCAGAAGCTGGCCTCGGACCTGGGCCTCACCGGTACTCCCACCTTCTTCATCGCCGGCGAAAAGCACACGGGCTTCCTACCGTACGAGGAGTGGAAGACCCTCTTGGACAAGGCCCTGGCAGAAAAGAAGTGAGCCTTTCGGTGTAGGTACAAGGGGGGGTACACCCCCCTTGTCCCATACGGGTCTGGTACCCTGGAAGCCGTGGAAGCCCTCTGGGTGGCTACCGCCTTCGCCCTGGGCCTCTTGGCCAGCCGCCTAGGGCTTCCCCCCTTGGTGGGTTATTTGGGAGCGGGCTTCGCCCTGCACGGGATGGGCTTAAGAGAAACGGAATTCCTGCACCGTGCGGCGGAGATCGGGGTGCTTCTTCTCCTTTTCACCGTGGGGTTGAAGCTCCGCTTTCAGGACCTTCTGGAGCCCCGCATCTTGGGAGTAGGCGGCCTCCACCTCCTGCTTTTCGCCCTTCTCGCGTTTCTCGTTGTGGGAAACCTTCCCCTGGCCATCGCCCTGGCCTTTTCCAGCACCGTGTTGGTGGGAAAGGTCCTCGAGGACAAGAAGGAACTCACCACCTACCATGGCCGCCTCAGCGTGGGCATCCTGGTCCTGCAGGACCTGGTGGCGGTGGGCCTTATCACCCTTTATGGCGAGAACCAGATAAGCCCCTGGGTAGGGCTGGTTCTCCTCCTGCCCCTTCTCAGGTCTGCCGTGGCCTGGCTTCTGGAAAAAAGCGGCCACGAAGAACTACTGGTGCTCTTCGGTCTAGGCCTTGCCCTCCTCGGGGGAGAAGGCTTCCGCCAGGTGGGGTTGTCCCCCGAACTAGGGGCCTTAATCACGGGAATCCTCCTCTCGGGCCACGAAAAAGGAGGGGAAATGGCCAAGGGGCTTTGGAGCCTCAAGGAGGCCTTTTTGGTGGCCTTTTTCCTAGATATCGGCCTCAGGGAAGGCCTACAGGGCGTGGAACTCGGGGTGGTCCTGTCCCTTCTCCTCCTGGCCCTGGTCAAGACCCCTCTCTTCTTCGCCCTGTTTCTCCTCTTCGGGCTTCGGGCCCGCACCGCCTTCGTGAGCGGCATGTACCTGGGCAATTACTCGGAGTTTGCCCTCATTGTGGGGGTCGTGCTGGAGCGGGCGGGGCTTCTCCCCCATAGCCTTTCCACTCTAGCCCTCCTGGTGGCCCTTTCCATGGCGATTTCCGCACCCCTTGCCCGGTACAGCCATAGCCTCTACAAGCGCCTCGAGGCCCGCCTCCTTCCCCTGGAACGCCAGGGGCGTCACCCCGACCAGGAACCCGAGCGCCTGGAAGGGGCCACGGTGCTCATCGTGGGCATGGGTCGCACCGGGGGGGCCGTTTACCGCATCCTGGAGGCCAAGGGCGAGCATCCCGTGGGCTTGGACGCGGACCCCGAAAAGGTAAGCCGCCACCAGGCCAAGGGGCGGAAGGTCCTCTACGGGGACGCGGAGGACCCCGAGCTTTGGGAACGTCTGGACCTTACAGGGCTTAAGGCGGTGGTCCTGGCCCTGCCGGACCTCGAAGCCAAGGTCCTCGCCGCCCGCTGGCTCAAGGAACGGGGCTTTAAGGGGATCCTGGCCGCCACCAGCTTCCACCTGGAGGAAGACCCCATCCTAGAAGCCGCCGGCGTCTCCCTCCTCTTCCACCCCTTCCGCGAGGCCGGGGAACGCCTGGCGGAGAAGGTGCTGGAAAGGCTGGCTATAATGGGTGAGGTGAGCCATGGCCGGTCATAGCAAGTGGGCACAGATCAAACGTAAAAAAGCCGCCAACGACCTCAAACGCGGCAAGATCATCTCCAAGCACCTCCGGGCCATCCAGGCAGCAGCCCGGGCAGGGGGGAGCCCCTACCCGGAGGCCAACGTCCAGCTTCGCAACGCCATCGAAGCTGCCCGCGCTGACGACGTCCCCTTGGAAAACATCGAGCGTCTCCTACAGAAGCTACAAGGGGGTGGGGAAAGCGCCGAGCAGTACGAGGAGATCGTCTACGAGGGCTACGCCCCCGGCGGGGTAGCCCTTCTCGTCTACGCCCTCACGGAAAACCGCAACCGCACCGCGAGCGAAGTGCGCCACGTCTTCAACAAGTACGGGGGTTCCCTGGGAGCCAGTGGGAGCGTGGCCTGGCAGTTTGAACGCAAAGGGGTGATTGTCTGCCAGAACTCCGAGGCCGCCCAGGAAGCAGCCATAGAACTCGGGGCCCTCGACCTTGAGGAGGAAGGGGAAAGCCTAACCATCTACACCGACCCCAGCGAAACCTACCGCATGGCCGAGGAGCTTAAAAGGCGGGGCATACCTGTGGAGGCCGTGGAGGTGGTGCAACATCCCCAGAACACCGTGGCCTTGCCCCCTGAGGAAGCTGCCAAGGTCATGCGCCTGGTGGAGGCTTTGGAGGACCTGGACGACGTGCAACACGTCTACACCAACCTGGACCCCGCAAGCCTCCAGGTGGAGGCCTAGTACCGCCCCACCTTGGCGAAAGCCAAGGTGGGGAACCCGGTAAGTCCCTTCCGGCCAAGTTCTGGAACGCCCCGGGAAAGCTCACGGGAAAGGACCCTACTCCTTCTTGCGCTTCCTCTCCTCCCGCATGAGCCTTCGGCGCTCAGCCCGGGAAAGGCCCGGCTGGGGCGGCGGGGTGGCGAGGCGCTTCTTCTCCACACCAAAGGGCCGAACCTCCTCCTTGGGGGTGGGCACGGGCACGTAAGGAGCCTCCCGCACCGGGCGCACCGGCTCCGCCTCCACCTTGAGGCGGAAGAGGAACTTGGCCACCTCCCCCTTGATGAAGCCCACCATGTCGTTGAACAGCCGGGTGGCCTCGATCTTGTACTCCTGGAAGGGGTCCTTCTGCCCGTAGCCCCGCAGGAAGATACCCTGGCGGAGCACATCCAGGTTATGGAGATGCTCCTTCCAGGCGGAGTCCACCACGTTGAGGATCACGAAGCGCTCCACCGCCCGCATCAGGGGAGGGGAAAGTTCCTGCTCCCTGACCTCGTAGGCCTTCAAGGCCGCCTGCACCAGGCGCTCCACACCCTCTTCCGGCTTTAAGGTACGAAGCTCCTCAAAGGGGAAGTCTGCAAGCTGGGGCACGGTGTCCAGGAGAGTGGCCTTCAGGGCATCCAGGTCCCAGTCCTCGGGATGCACCTGAGGATTAAGGATGTTTTCCGCAATTCCCGCCACCGTTTCCTCCACCATGCCCAAGGCTGCCTCCTTTACCTCCTCATCCTTGCCCAGAAGGATAAGGCGGCGCTGGGCGTAGATGACTTCCCGTTGGCGGGCCATCACATCGTCAAACTGCAAAAGCTGCTTGCGGATGGCAAAGTTGCGGTCCTCCACCCGCTTCTGGGCCCGCTCGATGGAACGGGTCACCATGGGGTGCTCGATAGGCTCAGAGTCATCGAAGCCCATGCGGTCCAGCATGGCGATAATCCGGTCTGAGGCGAAAAGGCGCATAAGGTCATCGTCAAAGCTGACGTAGAAGCGGCTTCCCCCCGGGTCCCCCTGGCGCCCGGCCCGGCCCCGAAGCTGGTTGTCGATGCGGCGGGACTCGTGCCGCTCGGTGCCGATGATGAAAAGCCCTCCTAGTTGCCGCACCCTTTCCTCGTCCGCCTTACACTCTTCCCGGATCTGACGGATCTTTTCCAGGAGCTCTTCCTTTATCCCCAGCTCCTGGGCCAGGGCCCGGGCCTCCTCCTCCTGGCCTGCCACCATCTTCTTGATGAAGAGCTCCACCTTCCACTCGTACCGGTCAAAGCCCTCCTTTTCCAAAAGGGCCGCCGCCAGGTACTCGGGGTTGCCACCCAGCTTGATGTCTGTACCCCGGCCCGCCATGTTGGTGGCGATGGTGACGGTCTTGCTCCGGCCCGCCTGGGCCACAATCTCCGCCTCCTTGGCGTGGTGCTTGGCATTCAGGACCTGGTGGGGAATGCCCTGGCGCAGGATGCTCAGGGTATGCACCGCCCGCTTTAAACCCTCCCAGGCAGCACGCAGGTTGCCCTTCGGGGGAATAAGTCCTTCAAAGGCTGCCAGGTCCTCATCCTTAAGCTGGGTGGGCTTTTCCAGAAGCTTCCTTAGGCGCTCCCACTCCTCTCCCTGCTGCTTCTGGCTGGCCTTCTTGAAAAGCTCCAGGCGCATCTCCAGCCGAGGCAGATAGAGGCGGGGCTCCTTAAGCATCTGGGAAAGCCTTTCGGACTTCTCGATGCTGATGGTGCCCACCAAAACCGGCTGGCCCCGTTCGTACTTCTCGGCGATCTCCTCCACCACCGCATAGAACTTTCCCTTTTCCGTGCGGTAGACCACGTCGGGGAAGTCCTGCCGGATCATGGGGCGGTTGGTGGGCACCACCACCACGTCCATGCCGTAGATCTCCTGGAACTCCTTCTCCTCGGTCTTGGCGGTGCCGGTCATACCGGCCCGCTTCTCGTAAAGGCGGAAGAAGTTCTGATAGGTGATGGTGGCCAGGGTCTGGTTCTCCCGCTCGATCCTGACCCCCTCCTTGGCCTCGATGGCCTGGTGGAGGCCCTCCCCGTAACGCCGCCCCGGCATCAAGCGGCCCGTGAACTCGTCCACGATGATAACCTGGCCATCCTGGACGATGTAGTCCCGGTCCCGATGGTAGAGCTCCTTGGCCCGGATGGCCTGGATGAGCATGTGGGCAAGCTCCATGTTCTCTGGGCTGAAAAGCCCCTCCACCCCAAGGAGTTTCTCCGCCTTAGCGATGCCCTGGAGGGTGAGGTGCACGGAGCGGTTCTTCTCCTCAATGGTGTAGTCCCCCGTGGGCTCCTTACGCACCCCGGGCTCCGGGGGAAGGCCTCGCTCCAGCTTCTTGGCGATCTCCGCCATCTTGTAGTAGAGGTCCGTAGCCTTCTCCGCCGGGCCGGAGATGATGAGGGGGGTGCGGGCCTCGTCGATCAGGATGGAGTCCACCTCGTCGATGATGGCGTAGTGCAAGGGGGTGTCGTGGCGAAGCACCAGCTGGTCCGGGGTAATGGCCATGTTGTCCCTGAGGTAGTCAAAGCCCAACTCGGAGTTGGTCACATAGGTAACGTCGGCCAAGTAGGCCTTGCGGCGCTCCTCGGGGGTGGAGCTGTGCTGAATGACCCCCACCGTGAGGCCCAGGCCTCGGTACACGGGCCCCATCCACTCGGCGTCACGGCGGGCCAGGTAGTCGTTCACCGTGACCACGTGAACACCCTTGCCGGTGAGGGCGTTCAAGGCTACGGCCAGGGTAGCCACCAGGGTTTTGCCCTCCCCGGTCTTCATCTCCGCGATCTTGCCCTCGTGGAGCACCGCCCCGCCGATGAGCTGCACGTCAAAGTGGCGCATGCCCAGGTAGCGCTTGGCGGACTCGCGGGTTAAGGCAAAGACCATGGGGAGAAGCTCCTCGAGGCTCGCCCCCCTTTTGTGCTTCTCCTTGAGCTCCGCATAGGCTGCGGCCAGGTCGGCAATCTTCTCCACCTCCGGCTCCAGCCGGTTGGTGGGCTCCACCACTTGCTTGTAGTAGCGGGCGATCTCCCGCTCGTTGTTGTCAAAAAGCCGTCGTATGAGGCCCAGCATCCTAAGGCCGATTGTACCCCTACAGGATGAGAAAGCCTTCAGGCCTCCTCGAGGGGCCAGTAGGCGGTGGCCCCAAGCGACAAGGGGCTAGGGGGAAAACCTCCTTGGTAACGGCGCCAGGCGGCCAAGGCCACCATGGCCCCGTTGTCCTGGGAAAGGCCCCTGGGAGGGAAGTACACGGTAAGCCCCGCCTCCCGGAAGCGAGCCTGCAAGGCCCGGTTGGCAGCCACCCCTCCTGCCACCAAAAGCACCCGGTGGCCCGTGTCCTGGGCAGCCCGGATGACCACCTGGGCCAGGTGCTCCACCGCCGCCTCCTGAAACCCCCTGGCCAAGGCCGGGGCGGGATGCCCAGCCTCCACCAGCTGCACCGCCTTGGTCTTGAGGCCGGAGAAGCTGAACTCGTATCCCTTCTGGTCCTTGAGGGGGACGGGGAAGGGCACCTTCTCCCTGGCTTCCTGGGCCAGGCGCTCGATCTCAGGCCCCCCGGGAAAGCCCAGGCCGAGAAGCCTCGCTACCTTGT from Thermus antranikianii DSM 12462 encodes the following:
- a CDS encoding cation:proton antiporter family protein; this encodes MEALWVATAFALGLLASRLGLPPLVGYLGAGFALHGMGLRETEFLHRAAEIGVLLLLFTVGLKLRFQDLLEPRILGVGGLHLLLFALLAFLVVGNLPLAIALAFSSTVLVGKVLEDKKELTTYHGRLSVGILVLQDLVAVGLITLYGENQISPWVGLVLLLPLLRSAVAWLLEKSGHEELLVLFGLGLALLGGEGFRQVGLSPELGALITGILLSGHEKGGEMAKGLWSLKEAFLVAFFLDIGLREGLQGVELGVVLSLLLLALVKTPLFFALFLLFGLRARTAFVSGMYLGNYSEFALIVGVVLERAGLLPHSLSTLALLVALSMAISAPLARYSHSLYKRLEARLLPLERQGRHPDQEPERLEGATVLIVGMGRTGGAVYRILEAKGEHPVGLDADPEKVSRHQAKGRKVLYGDAEDPELWERLDLTGLKAVVLALPDLEAKVLAARWLKERGFKGILAATSFHLEEDPILEAAGVSLLFHPFREAGERLAEKVLERLAIMGEVSHGRS
- the secA gene encoding preprotein translocase subunit SecA — translated: MLGLIRRLFDNNEREIARYYKQVVEPTNRLEPEVEKIADLAAAYAELKEKHKRGASLEELLPMVFALTRESAKRYLGMRHFDVQLIGGAVLHEGKIAEMKTGEGKTLVATLAVALNALTGKGVHVVTVNDYLARRDAEWMGPVYRGLGLTVGVIQHSSTPEERRKAYLADVTYVTNSELGFDYLRDNMAITPDQLVLRHDTPLHYAIIDEVDSILIDEARTPLIISGPAEKATDLYYKMAEIAKKLERGLPPEPGVRKEPTGDYTIEEKNRSVHLTLQGIAKAEKLLGVEGLFSPENMELAHMLIQAIRAKELYHRDRDYIVQDGQVIIVDEFTGRLMPGRRYGEGLHQAIEAKEGVRIERENQTLATITYQNFFRLYEKRAGMTGTAKTEEKEFQEIYGMDVVVVPTNRPMIRQDFPDVVYRTEKGKFYAVVEEIAEKYERGQPVLVGTISIEKSERLSQMLKEPRLYLPRLEMRLELFKKASQKQQGEEWERLRKLLEKPTQLKDEDLAAFEGLIPPKGNLRAAWEGLKRAVHTLSILRQGIPHQVLNAKHHAKEAEIVAQAGRSKTVTIATNMAGRGTDIKLGGNPEYLAAALLEKEGFDRYEWKVELFIKKMVAGQEEEARALAQELGIKEELLEKIRQIREECKADEERVRQLGGLFIIGTERHESRRIDNQLRGRAGRQGDPGGSRFYVSFDDDLMRLFASDRIIAMLDRMGFDDSEPIEHPMVTRSIERAQKRVEDRNFAIRKQLLQFDDVMARQREVIYAQRRLILLGKDEEVKEAALGMVEETVAGIAENILNPQVHPEDWDLDALKATLLDTVPQLADFPFEELRTLKPEEGVERLVQAALKAYEVREQELSPPLMRAVERFVILNVVDSAWKEHLHNLDVLRQGIFLRGYGQKDPFQEYKIEATRLFNDMVGFIKGEVAKFLFRLKVEAEPVRPVREAPYVPVPTPKEEVRPFGVEKKRLATPPPQPGLSRAERRRLMREERKRKKE
- a CDS encoding FtsK/SpoIIIE family DNA translocase → MAKRKPARPSRNRDLEALGTVALGAGVFLAAPLLPLPTGAFGSFLRETLYQALGLPAYLLPPSLFLLGAFLFRNKPLKPLLRHLLFLYLLAFALLPLLGQPFSGRVGGEMRSFLEAKVGALGFLLPPILASLVLDFWRRKPPLHLLLTGLRLGVEGVRRIRHRLKVLLLRRRIRLLARFYPEHTALKALAQNLSPAELPGVEKALREFLKERAAELKRQMEEDQRPLEPRLQALLQGLKTPVPGEGPLRDALEERRAALHLEAQALLSRLKALLTFPAPKPSVGGLVQGLRLREERKARWEELSGLVQDLEGRYEELSSWLSFLYRHPEAQAEGLRALLTGNPPPAVSPPPPSPGPEPFDLDLVFPEPSPAQVQPDPPSPSPAQSTALALPTPDLLDPPEPKGTARVLEEEVERLKRTIADTLKHFGVQAEVVGHARGPSVIRYELLPAPGEKISRIQSLQNDLARALAVGAVRIEAPIPGKNTVGLEVPNPKRELVRFSEAVLSPAFQNAKALLPLVLGKSIEGEIWVRDLAKMPHLLIAGSTGSGKSVAINVLIASLLYKHLPTSLRFLLIDPKMVELTPYEGIPHLVRPVVTSPEEAAGVLQGAVAHMERRYRLLSGVGARNLEQYNAKMEKEGGETLPYLIIVVDELADLMMTAPKEVESAILRLAQMARATGMHLILATQRPSVDILTSLIKVNIPARLAFAVSSGFDSRTILDTQGAEKLIGQGDALFYQPGLPKPVRLQVPYLSEEEVGRLAGFLRGQSYEDRFAEAYGQDFEPPKGPEGTGLGEVDFSDPLLKKAAEIVVEEGYGSVSRLQRRLSIGHARAGKLMDALEAMGIVGPSKGSKPREVLISKEQLKDFFG
- the speE gene encoding polyamine aminopropyltransferase, producing the protein MDYGMYFFEHITPYETMVRRMERVIASGRTKYQDYFLFETKGFGKVLVLDKDVQSTERDEYVYHETLVHPAMLSHPEPKTVLIVGGGEGATLREVLKHPTVERAVMVDIDGELVEVAKRHMPEWHQGAFEDPRTVLIIDDARAYLERTQETYDVVIIDLTDPVGEDNPARLLYTVEFYRLVKAHLNPGGIMGMQAGMIMLTHHRVHPVVHRTVREAFRYVRSYKNHIPGFFLNFGFLLASDAFDPAAFSEGVIEARIRERQLALRHLSAPYLEAMFILPKDIQEAIDRETLVSTDQNPFYVTPEGEARQAPYQG
- the speD gene encoding S-adenosylmethionine decarboxylase, translated to METVPGGRWVAEIYGCDLDVLENPKMVEAALLDAVMRLGAPRGSAQSVVYKFHPQGLSAAVVSPVAAVMIHTWPEDNASATLDLYFYRDGVDPEEVLKGLSRAFGAKEESAFRYWRGTEHAIKRRAFGDQQGG
- a CDS encoding DsbA family protein, whose amino-acid sequence is MQRVIVLVGIALALLGLGWILWGPKGKVGLDPAQGARFALGDPNAPVVVVDFSNYLCPHCQNHVLNVLPQLKAEYIDTGKVRYLFRDFPFPGQANVIRASEAAACAADQGRYYEYHEVLFRAASSWGNLQGSVLDRYLVDLAGQMGLDENTFAQCLSSNKHREGVLADQKLASDLGLTGTPTFFIAGEKHTGFLPYEEWKTLLDKALAEKK
- a CDS encoding YebC/PmpR family DNA-binding transcriptional regulator, with amino-acid sequence MAGHSKWAQIKRKKAANDLKRGKIISKHLRAIQAAARAGGSPYPEANVQLRNAIEAARADDVPLENIERLLQKLQGGGESAEQYEEIVYEGYAPGGVALLVYALTENRNRTASEVRHVFNKYGGSLGASGSVAWQFERKGVIVCQNSEAAQEAAIELGALDLEEEGESLTIYTDPSETYRMAEELKRRGIPVEAVEVVQHPQNTVALPPEEAAKVMRLVEALEDLDDVQHVYTNLDPASLQVEA